From a region of the Primulina eburnea isolate SZY01 chromosome 7, ASM2296580v1, whole genome shotgun sequence genome:
- the LOC140836332 gene encoding BEL1-like homeodomain protein 2 isoform X3, protein MSQDYHQAGTFSFSNGSFERSQQEQPQHMAQQIRKDKLRMQGFEPPPPLVGMEEEEESGGVLPVYETAGMLQEMFNFPSGGVGTATELLENQISQEHRIRRTFPPTGPASAADWFLHRQAIVGCGGLGDSKNQHNQISNINADSAAVMQLFLMNPQQQRSPSPSRSQNPLPNSSTIHMLLPNHSSSPSNLQAFHNAPGGGYGQFAWIPNSGNITNPNEIPGVVEGQGLSLSLSSSLQQFEAAKAEEMRMEDGGMLFFGKGGGSTSATYRFKNMVAGGGGGGTLCFQGGVDQNHQSHVGLGSHFGAVNILRNSKYSKAAQELLEEFCSVGRGQFKKIKFKTNPSSGGAAGGGNSSSPSKDLPPLSAADRVEHQKKKVDRRYNHYCQQMQMVVNSFDMVMGFGAAVPYTCLAQKAMSRHFRCLKDAISAQIKQTCELLGDKDAGTSCITKGETPRLRILEQSLRQQRAFHHMGIMEQEAWRPQRGLPERSVNILRAWLFEHFLHPYPGDADKHLLARQTGLSRNQQVSNWFINARVRLWKPMVEEMYQQESKEEAEESQRDHSSSSSAAGAHISTNAQTPTPHSATTPAAAVFTPPPGKRSEISATENDPSLMEISRQRFPETQAMISGNMPFTASHSVAPPLPAMHESDAPSRNHADVESTLRGLGVSAGDVSLTLGLRHAGNISEKNPFLGC, encoded by the exons ATGTCCCAGGATTATCATCAAGCTGGTACCTTTAGCTTCTCGAATGGATCATTCGAGAGATCCCAACAAGAACAGCCGCAGCACATGGCGCAGCAGATCCGGAAGGACAAACTGAGGATGCAAGGATTCGAACCACCGCCGCCTTTAGTCGGcatggaagaagaagaagaatccgGAGGAGTTCTTCCGGTTTATGAAACTGCGGGTATGTTACAAGAAATGTTCAATTTCCCCTCGGGTGGCGTCGGAACGGCTACTGAATTGCTGGAGAATCAGATTTCGCAGGAGCATCGAATTCGCAGAACTTTTCCTCCTACCGGGCCCGCCTCCGCTGCCGATTGGTTCCTACACCGGCAAGCGATCGTCGGTTGTGGTGGACTCGGAGATTCCAAGAATCAGCATAATCAGATTTCAAACATTAATGCTGATTCAGCGGCAGTCATGCAGCTTTTCTTGATGAATCCACAGCAGCAAAGGTCACCTTCACCATCTCGGTCGCAAAATCCTCTTCCTAATTCTTCGACTATTCACATGCTGCTTCCAAATCATTCTTCCTCTCCTTCAAATCTCCAAGCTTTTCATAATGCGCCAGGCGGCGGCTACGGCCAATTCGCGTGGATTCCAAACAGCGGAAACATAACCAACCCTAATGAGATTCCAGGAGTTGTGGAAGGACAAGGGCTTTCTTTATCATTATCTTCTTCATTACAACAATTCGAAGCTGCAAAGGCCGAAGAAATGAGGATGGAAGACGGAGGGATGTTGTTTTTCGGGAAGGGGGGAGGATCAACTTCTGCAACATATCGGTTCAAGAATATGGTTGCAGGCGGCGGCGGTGGCGGGACGTTGTGTTTTCAAGGCGGAGTTGATCAGAACCACCAGTCGCACGTCGGTCTGGGGTCTCATTTTGGAGCGGTCAATATTCTACGAAATTCAAAGTACTCCAAGGCAGCTCAAGAGTTGCTGGAAGAGTTCTGTAGCGTCGGTAGGGGTCAGTTcaagaaaatcaaattcaaaacaaACCCTAGTTCAGGCGGAGCTGCAGGTGGTGGGAATTCATCCTCTCCTTCAAAAGATCTCCCTCCATTATCAGCCGCTGACAGGGTTGAGCATCAGAAAAAAAAG GTGGATAGACGATACAATCACTACTGCCAGCAAATGCAAATGGTTGTGAACTCATTCGACATGGTGATGGGTTTTGGGGCGGCGGTTCCGTACACCTGTCTCGCACAGAAGGCGATGTCTCGGCATTTTCGGTGCCTGAAAGACGCTATTTCAGCCCAAATAAAGCAGACATGTGAACTTTTAGGCGACAAAGATGCCGGCACATCGTGCATAACGAAAGGCGAGACACCGAGGCTGAGAATTCTTGAACAAAGCCTGAGGCAACAAAGAGCATTTCATCATATGGGAATAATGGAACAAGAAGCATGGAGACCTCAAAGAGGCTTGCCTGAAAGATCTGTGAACATTTTGAGAGCATGGCTTTTCGAGCATTTTCTGCATCC GTACCCTGGTGATGCAGATAAGCATCTGCTGGCTCGACAGACTGGCTTATCAAGAAACCAG CAGGTTTCAAACTGGTTTATTAATGCCAGGGTACGGTTATGGAAACCCATGGTGGAGGAGATGTATCAACAAGAATCCAAAGAAGAGGCAGAAGAAAGTCAGCGGGACCatagcagcagcagcagcgctGCAGGTGCCCACATCAGTACTAATGCACAAACTCCGACGCCTCACTCGGCCACTACTCCCGCCGCCGCCGTATTCACTCCTCCTCCTGGCAAAAGATCAGAAATCAGTGCCACCGAAAACGATCCTTCCTTAATGGAAATTAGTAGGCAACGCTTCCCGGAAACCCAGGCCATGATTAGCGGGAACATGCCATTCACCGCCTCCCACTCGGTGGCGCCGCCTCTTCCGGCAATGCACGAGTCCGACGCTCCAAGCCGGAATCATGCAGACGTGGAGTCAACCCTCAGGGGGCTTGGGGTTAGTGCGGGTGACGTGTCATTGACGTTGGGGCTGCGTCATGCGGGTAACATATCGGAGAAGAATCCTTTCTTGGGTTGTTAG
- the LOC140836332 gene encoding BEL1-like homeodomain protein 2 isoform X1, translated as MSQDYHQAGTFSFSNGSFERSQQEQPQHMAQQIRKDKLRMQGFEPPPPLVGMEEEEESGGVLPVYETAGMLQEMFNFPSGGVGTATELLENQISQEHRIRRTFPPTGPASAADWFLHRQAIVGCGGLGDSKNQHNQISNINADSAAVMQLFLMNPQQQRSPSPSRSQNPLPNSSTIHMLLPNHSSSPSNLQAFHNAPGGGYGQFAWIPNSGNITNPNEIPGVVEGQGLSLSLSSSLQQFEAAKAEEMRMEDGGMLFFGKGGGSTSATYRFKNMVAGGGGGGTLCFQGGVDQNHQSHVGLGSHFGAVNILRNSKYSKAAQELLEEFCSVGRGQFKKIKFKTNPSSGGAAGGGNSSSPSKDLPPLSAADRVEHQKKKVKLLSMQDEVDRRYNHYCQQMQMVVNSFDMVMGFGAAVPYTCLAQKAMSRHFRCLKDAISAQIKQTCELLGDKDAGTSCITKGETPRLRILEQSLRQQRAFHHMGIMEQEAWRPQRGLPERSVNILRAWLFEHFLHPYPGDADKHLLARQTGLSRNQQVSNWFINARVRLWKPMVEEMYQQESKEEAEESQRDHSSSSSAAGAHISTNAQTPTPHSATTPAAAVFTPPPGKRSEISATENDPSLMEISRQRFPETQAMISGNMPFTASHSVAPPLPAMHESDAPSRNHADVESTLRGLGVSAGDVSLTLGLRHAGNISEKNPFLGC; from the exons ATGTCCCAGGATTATCATCAAGCTGGTACCTTTAGCTTCTCGAATGGATCATTCGAGAGATCCCAACAAGAACAGCCGCAGCACATGGCGCAGCAGATCCGGAAGGACAAACTGAGGATGCAAGGATTCGAACCACCGCCGCCTTTAGTCGGcatggaagaagaagaagaatccgGAGGAGTTCTTCCGGTTTATGAAACTGCGGGTATGTTACAAGAAATGTTCAATTTCCCCTCGGGTGGCGTCGGAACGGCTACTGAATTGCTGGAGAATCAGATTTCGCAGGAGCATCGAATTCGCAGAACTTTTCCTCCTACCGGGCCCGCCTCCGCTGCCGATTGGTTCCTACACCGGCAAGCGATCGTCGGTTGTGGTGGACTCGGAGATTCCAAGAATCAGCATAATCAGATTTCAAACATTAATGCTGATTCAGCGGCAGTCATGCAGCTTTTCTTGATGAATCCACAGCAGCAAAGGTCACCTTCACCATCTCGGTCGCAAAATCCTCTTCCTAATTCTTCGACTATTCACATGCTGCTTCCAAATCATTCTTCCTCTCCTTCAAATCTCCAAGCTTTTCATAATGCGCCAGGCGGCGGCTACGGCCAATTCGCGTGGATTCCAAACAGCGGAAACATAACCAACCCTAATGAGATTCCAGGAGTTGTGGAAGGACAAGGGCTTTCTTTATCATTATCTTCTTCATTACAACAATTCGAAGCTGCAAAGGCCGAAGAAATGAGGATGGAAGACGGAGGGATGTTGTTTTTCGGGAAGGGGGGAGGATCAACTTCTGCAACATATCGGTTCAAGAATATGGTTGCAGGCGGCGGCGGTGGCGGGACGTTGTGTTTTCAAGGCGGAGTTGATCAGAACCACCAGTCGCACGTCGGTCTGGGGTCTCATTTTGGAGCGGTCAATATTCTACGAAATTCAAAGTACTCCAAGGCAGCTCAAGAGTTGCTGGAAGAGTTCTGTAGCGTCGGTAGGGGTCAGTTcaagaaaatcaaattcaaaacaaACCCTAGTTCAGGCGGAGCTGCAGGTGGTGGGAATTCATCCTCTCCTTCAAAAGATCTCCCTCCATTATCAGCCGCTGACAGGGTTGAGCATCAGAAAAAAAAGGTCAAACTATTGTCCATGCAAGACGAG GTGGATAGACGATACAATCACTACTGCCAGCAAATGCAAATGGTTGTGAACTCATTCGACATGGTGATGGGTTTTGGGGCGGCGGTTCCGTACACCTGTCTCGCACAGAAGGCGATGTCTCGGCATTTTCGGTGCCTGAAAGACGCTATTTCAGCCCAAATAAAGCAGACATGTGAACTTTTAGGCGACAAAGATGCCGGCACATCGTGCATAACGAAAGGCGAGACACCGAGGCTGAGAATTCTTGAACAAAGCCTGAGGCAACAAAGAGCATTTCATCATATGGGAATAATGGAACAAGAAGCATGGAGACCTCAAAGAGGCTTGCCTGAAAGATCTGTGAACATTTTGAGAGCATGGCTTTTCGAGCATTTTCTGCATCC GTACCCTGGTGATGCAGATAAGCATCTGCTGGCTCGACAGACTGGCTTATCAAGAAACCAG CAGGTTTCAAACTGGTTTATTAATGCCAGGGTACGGTTATGGAAACCCATGGTGGAGGAGATGTATCAACAAGAATCCAAAGAAGAGGCAGAAGAAAGTCAGCGGGACCatagcagcagcagcagcgctGCAGGTGCCCACATCAGTACTAATGCACAAACTCCGACGCCTCACTCGGCCACTACTCCCGCCGCCGCCGTATTCACTCCTCCTCCTGGCAAAAGATCAGAAATCAGTGCCACCGAAAACGATCCTTCCTTAATGGAAATTAGTAGGCAACGCTTCCCGGAAACCCAGGCCATGATTAGCGGGAACATGCCATTCACCGCCTCCCACTCGGTGGCGCCGCCTCTTCCGGCAATGCACGAGTCCGACGCTCCAAGCCGGAATCATGCAGACGTGGAGTCAACCCTCAGGGGGCTTGGGGTTAGTGCGGGTGACGTGTCATTGACGTTGGGGCTGCGTCATGCGGGTAACATATCGGAGAAGAATCCTTTCTTGGGTTGTTAG
- the LOC140836331 gene encoding GDSL esterase/lipase At1g54790, which produces MASNICQGLIFLFLICLPSAKSIDFNYPAVFNFGDSNSDTGGLVAGLGESLDPPNGQTYFKKPSGRFCDGRLIIDFLMDAMDLPFLNSYLDAIGAPSFRTGCNFAAAGSTVLPATASSVSPFSFGIQVAQFFRFKAKVQDLQAKPRKFGKYIPAQDSFQKALYMFDIGQNDLAGAFYSKTLDQIIASIPTILAQFEDGIEKLYEQGARNFWIHNTGPLGCLPQNIAKFGTDTSRLDELGCVSSHNQASRLLNLQLHALCKKLQSQYPDSNVTFVDIFTIKSNLIANYSRYGFEQPLMACCGYGGPPLNYDSRISCGQTKLLNGSSVTAKGCSDSTEYVNWDGIHYTEAANQYVASQILTGKYSDPSFADKMPFLLKLKF; this is translated from the exons ATGGCTTCAAACATCTGCCAAGGTCTCATCTTTCTGTTCCTAATATGCCTCCCTTCAGCCAAATCCATAGATTTCAACTATCCAGCAGTTTTCAATTTTGGAGACTCCAATTCCGACACCGGGGGACTCGTTGCTGGCCTTGGTGAGAGCCTTGATCCGCCAAATGGCCAGACTTACTTCAAAAAACCATCTGGGAGGTTCTGCGATGGCCGTCTGATCATCGATTTTCTGA TGGATGCCATGGACTTGCCATTTCTAAATTCATATTTGGATGCAATTGGCGCGCCTAGTTTCAGAACCGGATGTAACTTTGCAGCAGCAGGCTCGACTGTACTTCCGGCCACTGCATCATCCGTTAGCCCATTTTCATTTGGAATTCAAGTGGCTCAGTTTTTCAGATTCAAGGCAAAAGTTCAAGATCTACAGGCTAAAC CAAGGAAATTTGGCAAATACATTCCAGCGCAAGATTCATTTCAGAAAGCACTCTACATGTTTGACATAGGCCAGAATGATTTAGCTGGTGCCTTCTATTCTAAGACATTGGATCAAATTATTGCTTCAATTCCCACTATTTTAGCGCAATTTGAAGATGGTATTGAG AAATTATACGAACAAGGGGCGAGAAATTTTTGGATCCATAATACAGGCCCCCTAGGTTGCTTGCCTCAAAATATTGCAAAATTTGGCACTGATACATCTAGGCTGGATGAGCTAGGGTGTGTCAGCTCTCACAACCAAGCTTCCAGACTTCTCAACCTGCAACTTCATGCTCTCTGTAAAAAGTTACAATCCCAATATCCCGATTCAAATGTCACATTTGTAGATATTTTCACAATCAAATCCAATCTTATAGCAAACTATTCCCGTTACG GCTTTGAGCAGCCATTAATGGCATGCTGTGGATATGGAGGTCCTCCATTGAATTACGACAGTCGCATCTCCTGTGGTCAAACTAAACTCTTGAACGGAAGTTCGGTAACAGCCAAAGGTTGCAGTGACAGTACAGAATATGTGAACTGGGATGGTATTCATTACACTGAGGCCGCAAATCAGTATGTGGCGTCACAGATTCTGACGGGAAAATACTCGGATCCCTCATTTGCTGATAAGATGCCTTTTCTtctaaaactaaaattttaa
- the LOC140836332 gene encoding BEL1-like homeodomain protein 2 isoform X2, which translates to MSQDYHQAGTFSFSNGSFERSQQEQPQHMAQQIRKDKLRMQGFEPPPPLVGMEEEEESGGVLPVYETAGMLQEMFNFPSGGVGTATELLENQISQEHRIRRTFPPTGPASAADWFLHRQAIVGCGGLGDSKNQHNQISNINADSAAVMQLFLMNPQQQRSPSPSRSQNPLPNSSTIHMLLPNHSSSPSNLQAFHNAPGGGYGQFAWIPNSGNITNPNEIPGVVEGQGLSLSLSSSLQQFEAAKAEEMRMEDGGMLFFGKGGGSTSATYRFKNMVAGGGGGGTLCFQGGVDQNHQSHVGLGSHFGAVNILRNSKYSKAAQELLEEFCSVGRGQFKKIKFKTNPSSGGAAGGGNSSSPSKDLPPLSAADRVEHQKKKVKLLSMQDEVDRRYNHYCQQMQMVVNSFDMVMGFGAAVPYTCLAQKAMSRHFRCLKDAISAQIKQTCELLGDKDAGTSCITKGETPRLRILEQSLRQQRAFHHMGIMEQEAWRPQRGLPERSVNILRAWLFEHFLHPYPGDADKHLLARQTGLSRNQVSNWFINARVRLWKPMVEEMYQQESKEEAEESQRDHSSSSSAAGAHISTNAQTPTPHSATTPAAAVFTPPPGKRSEISATENDPSLMEISRQRFPETQAMISGNMPFTASHSVAPPLPAMHESDAPSRNHADVESTLRGLGVSAGDVSLTLGLRHAGNISEKNPFLGC; encoded by the exons ATGTCCCAGGATTATCATCAAGCTGGTACCTTTAGCTTCTCGAATGGATCATTCGAGAGATCCCAACAAGAACAGCCGCAGCACATGGCGCAGCAGATCCGGAAGGACAAACTGAGGATGCAAGGATTCGAACCACCGCCGCCTTTAGTCGGcatggaagaagaagaagaatccgGAGGAGTTCTTCCGGTTTATGAAACTGCGGGTATGTTACAAGAAATGTTCAATTTCCCCTCGGGTGGCGTCGGAACGGCTACTGAATTGCTGGAGAATCAGATTTCGCAGGAGCATCGAATTCGCAGAACTTTTCCTCCTACCGGGCCCGCCTCCGCTGCCGATTGGTTCCTACACCGGCAAGCGATCGTCGGTTGTGGTGGACTCGGAGATTCCAAGAATCAGCATAATCAGATTTCAAACATTAATGCTGATTCAGCGGCAGTCATGCAGCTTTTCTTGATGAATCCACAGCAGCAAAGGTCACCTTCACCATCTCGGTCGCAAAATCCTCTTCCTAATTCTTCGACTATTCACATGCTGCTTCCAAATCATTCTTCCTCTCCTTCAAATCTCCAAGCTTTTCATAATGCGCCAGGCGGCGGCTACGGCCAATTCGCGTGGATTCCAAACAGCGGAAACATAACCAACCCTAATGAGATTCCAGGAGTTGTGGAAGGACAAGGGCTTTCTTTATCATTATCTTCTTCATTACAACAATTCGAAGCTGCAAAGGCCGAAGAAATGAGGATGGAAGACGGAGGGATGTTGTTTTTCGGGAAGGGGGGAGGATCAACTTCTGCAACATATCGGTTCAAGAATATGGTTGCAGGCGGCGGCGGTGGCGGGACGTTGTGTTTTCAAGGCGGAGTTGATCAGAACCACCAGTCGCACGTCGGTCTGGGGTCTCATTTTGGAGCGGTCAATATTCTACGAAATTCAAAGTACTCCAAGGCAGCTCAAGAGTTGCTGGAAGAGTTCTGTAGCGTCGGTAGGGGTCAGTTcaagaaaatcaaattcaaaacaaACCCTAGTTCAGGCGGAGCTGCAGGTGGTGGGAATTCATCCTCTCCTTCAAAAGATCTCCCTCCATTATCAGCCGCTGACAGGGTTGAGCATCAGAAAAAAAAGGTCAAACTATTGTCCATGCAAGACGAG GTGGATAGACGATACAATCACTACTGCCAGCAAATGCAAATGGTTGTGAACTCATTCGACATGGTGATGGGTTTTGGGGCGGCGGTTCCGTACACCTGTCTCGCACAGAAGGCGATGTCTCGGCATTTTCGGTGCCTGAAAGACGCTATTTCAGCCCAAATAAAGCAGACATGTGAACTTTTAGGCGACAAAGATGCCGGCACATCGTGCATAACGAAAGGCGAGACACCGAGGCTGAGAATTCTTGAACAAAGCCTGAGGCAACAAAGAGCATTTCATCATATGGGAATAATGGAACAAGAAGCATGGAGACCTCAAAGAGGCTTGCCTGAAAGATCTGTGAACATTTTGAGAGCATGGCTTTTCGAGCATTTTCTGCATCC GTACCCTGGTGATGCAGATAAGCATCTGCTGGCTCGACAGACTGGCTTATCAAGAAACCAG GTTTCAAACTGGTTTATTAATGCCAGGGTACGGTTATGGAAACCCATGGTGGAGGAGATGTATCAACAAGAATCCAAAGAAGAGGCAGAAGAAAGTCAGCGGGACCatagcagcagcagcagcgctGCAGGTGCCCACATCAGTACTAATGCACAAACTCCGACGCCTCACTCGGCCACTACTCCCGCCGCCGCCGTATTCACTCCTCCTCCTGGCAAAAGATCAGAAATCAGTGCCACCGAAAACGATCCTTCCTTAATGGAAATTAGTAGGCAACGCTTCCCGGAAACCCAGGCCATGATTAGCGGGAACATGCCATTCACCGCCTCCCACTCGGTGGCGCCGCCTCTTCCGGCAATGCACGAGTCCGACGCTCCAAGCCGGAATCATGCAGACGTGGAGTCAACCCTCAGGGGGCTTGGGGTTAGTGCGGGTGACGTGTCATTGACGTTGGGGCTGCGTCATGCGGGTAACATATCGGAGAAGAATCCTTTCTTGGGTTGTTAG